One region of Thunnus thynnus chromosome 14, fThuThy2.1, whole genome shotgun sequence genomic DNA includes:
- the tmem72 gene encoding transmembrane protein 72 gives MGNSESMWWILVECICRILGVSTATVLCAVGVETLQLGEFNSLGIYLLVSSVGIMMFELAYFLDTLLVMCLPCPPDWQLFVLWGKMARIGGFHKFLYYSIMSVVCFLHPVLVWHAIIPGTMLLVTAFFNFILSKKTKTKSPKRPQESYNDQGLTTVCVTERPDDTFSLFHIVTGRRGARLALATRDHSLGLGERGESDQAMLELEQTTAAKEIDRERRRRKERRPICLRGREEPVEREMEEMEGHYEPEPDTTSDTAPMITD, from the exons ATGGGGAACTCAGAGAGCATGTGGTGGATTTTGGTCGAGTGCATCTGCAGGATCCTTGGTGTTTCTACGGCAACAG TGTTATGTGCTGTAGGAGTGGAAACCCTACAACTGGGAGAATTCAACAGCCTCGGCATCTACCTACT AGTGTCATCTGTTGGCATCATGATGTTTGAGTTGGCCTACTTCCTGGATACACTCCTGGTCATGTGTCTGCC CTGTCCTCCAGACTGGcaactgtttgtgttgtggGGGAAGATGGCGCGCATCGGAGGCTTCCATAAGTTCCTCTATTACTCTATAATGTCAGTGGTCTGTTTCTTGCATCCTGTGTTGGTGTGGCACGCCATTATCCCAG GGACAATGCTGCTAGTGACTGCCTTTTTCAACTTCATATTgagcaagaaaacaaagaccAAGTCTCCCAAGAGGCCACAGGAGAGCTACAACGACCAAGGCCtgaccacagtgtgtgtgacagagcgCCCGGACGACACTTTCTCACTCTTCCACATAGTAACAGGAAGGAGAGGGGCGCGACTGGCTCTCGCAACCAGAGACCACAGCCTCGGCCTgggtgagagaggagagagcgaCCAGGCCATGCTGGAGCTGGAGCAGACAACAGCAGCTAAAGAAATtgacagggagaggaggaggcggaAAGAGAGGAGGCCAATATGCTTAAGAGGCAGGGAGGAGcctgtggagagagagatggaggagatggaggggcACTATGAGCCCGAGCCAGACACCACCTCAGACACTGCACCTATGATTACAGACTGA